Below is a genomic region from Paraburkholderia sp. BL23I1N1.
GGATGTTTCGATCGCCATATTGCGCAGCAACCGCTTTGGTAAAGGACACGATCGCACCCTTGCTGGTGGTGTAGGCAATGGTCGGAATGCCCATGTACCGCTGAGCGGTTACTGATCCGACGTTGATGATGCTCCCACCGCTGCGGGACTCGAGTACCGGAAGTACGTGCTTGCATGTCAGGAACATGCTTTTCACGTTAACTGCCATGATGCGGTCCCATTCTTCTTCGCTAGTTTCGACGGGGCCGCCGACAGCGTGTATTCCAACGTTGTTGTGAAGAATATCAATCCCGCCAAAGCGGGCTACGCATAGTTCGGTCATCGCCAGCATGTCCTGATTGCTCGAAACGTCGCCGACGAATAGCTCTGCGGTACCGCCCTCCGTGCGGATGAAATCCACTGTCTCGGTAACGGCCTCGCTGCTTCGATCACACGCCAATACCAGAGCACCCGCGCGAGCCATGGCAACCGCCACGGCGCGCCCGTTTCCCCAGCCCGGTCCAATTGAACCCGCGCCAGTTACGATTGCCACCTTCCCTTTCAGATTCGAATCCATCTGTATGCCTCACTGGTATCTTTAATTGGTCGCGACGTTCCTTTGTGCATCCGAGTCCTTGTGGCGCAGCGGGTCACGAACACAGGCGAAAACGATGAGCGCTCCAATCAGCATGCTGCCGGATAGGAACAACAGCGGCACCTCGAAGCCACCTGTTGCCTGTTTGAGCCACCCTACGGCATAGGGGCCCACGAAGCCACCAAGGTTCCCCACTGAGTTAATAAGCGCAATGCCCGCAGCCGCCCCGCTGCCGGTGAGGATGGAAAGCGGGAAAGACCAGAAGACCGGGAGCACAGCATAAATGCCGGCGGCTGCGACGCAGAGCGCTGCTATTGCCACGACGGGTTGACCGACCGTCCCGCTCGCCGCCAATCCGACCGCAGCAAGTGTGGCCGCGCCGATCAGGTGCCAACGGCGCTCGCCTTTCAGATCGGAATGACGTCCCCACAAGCTGCAGCCCAGCGAAGCGAAAACATAAGGTATGGCTGCGACGTAACCAGTCTGCATCGTCGTAAGACCGGTCTGTCGCACGATCTGCGGAATCCAGAATCCGACGCCGTACAAGCCGACCACGATGCAGAAGTAAACTACGCAGAGTTGCAGGACACGCGGGTTGCACAGCGCCTGCCCGATCGTGTGGCGGTTGGTATGACGCTCGATCGAGGCGTGCTCACCGCCGAGGATGCGCGTTAGCGAGTTTCGTTGCGCCTCGGATAGCCACGCCGCGTCTTTCGGCCGGTCCGTAAGATAAAATAGTGCAGCGACGGCGAGTAAAATCGCTGGTACCCCTTCAATCAGGAACAGCCATTGCCATCCGCGCAGTCCGGCTGCTCCGCCAAGCTGGAGAATGGAGGTGGACAGTGGGGCACCGATCACGGTCGTGAGAGGGACGGCAATAAAGAAGATTCCGCAGGTTCGAGCAACGTACCGCTTGGGTAACCAGAGGCTGAGGTAGAAGGTCATCCCGGGGTGAAACCTGCTTCCGCGATGCCCAGCAAAAAGCGAAGGATGTAGAAGCTATGAGCGCTTTTTACGAACGCGGTCGCACAGGAGAGAATCCCCCAGGTGATCATGATCCTCGCGATCCAGAGTCGCGGCCCCACTTTGGTCATGATCAAGTTACTTGGGACCTCAAAAAGGAAGTACCCGAGAAAGAAGATGCCGGCGCCCCAACCATAGACAAGGGGACTAAATCCGAGGTCCATGTTCATTTGCAGGGCTGCGAACGCAACGTTGACGCGATCGAGCGTATTGACAAAGAACATCACCATCATCAGGGGCAATAGCCGTCGCAATATCTTTGCGTAGATGACGGGATCGAGCGAGTTGGATGCGAACTCGCTGAGCGTACCGGGCGCTTGCATCATGTCTCCTTTAATTTTAAGTCGCGCCGCCTTGTGGCGACGCGAGTTCCGACTTTTCCATGCTCGGTGCGACGACTCAGCGCGTGCGAGGGTCCAGCCGTTCTCCGCGGATTAGACCACCGGGGAGAGCGCCCGTCGACACGCCGTTCACCTGAGTGGTGACACCGCTGAGGATCGTCGCGGAATATCCATCCGCGCTCTGGGTCAGGCGCTTTCCGCCGGCCGGCAGATCGGCAACGATTTGAGGCGGGTACAAATGCAAGGCGTCGTAGTCGAGGACGTTAAGATCTGCCTTCATGCCTGCGGCAACGAGCCCACGATCGCGCAAGCCAATAAACTCTGCGTTTCTTCGCGTGAGCGCAGAGATAGCCCACGGCAGTTCGATCCGTTGGTCCGCCGGCAGATCGCGTGTCCAGTATTCGAGCAGGTGCGTCGGGATGCTCGCGTCGCAGATCATACCGAGGTGCGCGCCGCCGTCGCCCAAGCCGATCAGAGTATCCGGGTGCGCCATCATCGCTCGGGCGACGGTGTTGTCGTTCGTTGCGTAGTTGACGACAGCATGATGCAGCATGCCCTGACCGTCGTTTTTGAGCAGGATGTCGTAGGCAAGCTCGAGAGACGTGATGCCCATCGCGGCTGCACGGACCGTTAGCTTCTCCTGGGCGGCCGGGAAATAGTCGAGTGGGGCGGCGAATTCGACCATTTCGGCGGCATTGCAGAACAAACCTTGCCATTCGGCGCTCATCCCTTCCG
It encodes:
- a CDS encoding SDR family NAD(P)-dependent oxidoreductase, coding for MDSNLKGKVAIVTGAGSIGPGWGNGRAVAVAMARAGALVLACDRSSEAVTETVDFIRTEGGTAELFVGDVSSNQDMLAMTELCVARFGGIDILHNNVGIHAVGGPVETSEEEWDRIMAVNVKSMFLTCKHVLPVLESRSGGSIINVGSVTAQRYMGIPTIAYTTSKGAIVSFTKAVAAQYGDRNIRANVIVPGIIDTPVMRSGDMAFAGSLGSGDRARAEENRRQGVPLRRFGQAWDVASAAVFLASDAAAYITGTELAVDGGLSCRAF